The sequence CCATCACAGTCATCAATATTTTAAAATACAATAGCCAAACTCAAACATCAACAACTACTCTATATCTCAACTCTATATAAAGTACCATATTTTTTATCAATATATATCAAAACACACCCACCCATCACCCACCTCCTTCGTTTTTGTCCCGGCTGTGGCGTGAGGAAATAGACAGTGACAccatggaagagagagagagtgcgTGCAATGGCGTAGAACAGCATCAACTCTACATTTAGGGTCAGAGAGGACCCACTGAAGGATGCAGTGCAGCATCCAGTACACTGGTGTCCACTATTTACCGTAAAAATGTTACCGCAGTTAGCTTTGCAGTAGACGAGTGCAAACAACCTTGTAGTGTATATTCCTCCGGACATGAGAGATGGAGCACGATGCAGGAAGGGCTGCAAATGGGGTGGGTGTAAACGATTATTTTAGGTGGGTTTAAGAAATTGATTCGTTTTGGTGGGTTGTGATGGGTTTTAATTGTGACCGGGTTGGGTTGGGTGGGTTTATTTTGTATTGCGGGTCAAAATGGTTGATACCCATGGGTGTAGATGGGTTTGCATAGACATGGGCTTTCATGGGTCTTCACCCATCCGTATGTAGGCCTGTAATATTTTAGGTGGTTTTAAGAAATGAGTTTGTTTTGATGGGTTGTGATGGGTTTTAATTGTGAACGGGTTGTTGGGTTTATTTTGTATTGCGGGTCAAAATGGTTGATACCCATGGGTGTAGATGGGTTTGCATAGACATGGGCTTCCATGGGTCTTCACCCATACGTATGGACCATATTCGACTACCAAGTGTCCAAGTCCCAGCAGACTTACAGTCTTACAGACCCAACTCAAGTACTCAACCCTAACTCCCGTGCTTCATCCTCGTGTTGCACTCAGTGCTCCTCTCCCGCCCTAGCGGATGTGCGCATCCCGCACTGGCGGCTGGCGACTCCTCTCCCGTGCTCCATCCCGCCCTGGCGCGTTCCGCTCCTCTCTCCATGCTCCATCCCTGCTCCACCACTCCTCTCCTGCCTGCTCGCCAGCACAGGCCGCTTCTCTCCTGCCTGCTCGCCAGCACGGGTCGTGCTCCATCCCCTTAGACGCCGAGCCCCCTGCGCGACGACGACGGTAgcacaacacgacgacggtagcTAAGCACGACAACGGTAGCACAGTACCACGGTAGCCCCCCTGCTCGCATCTATATATGCATTTCTTTAATTATCTGTATTTCTTTGTTGACTTACTGGAGCATGAAGGCATATGCGCAGCTTTTATGCAATCTAGCATCTAACCAAACATGTGCCTTTAACTATAAATTATCGACTTAATTTGGCTGAAGTTCTACTATAATTTATTTACTTAACATTATTGACCCTAAACTAATCCATAACTGGGTGGAAACTCATGGAAACCCCATGGGTTCAGCTTGTTAAAGCAGCATCATACACAGTGACAAATTTACAGGTAGCTTCAATGTCACTGTGTATGCTGTTGCCTTAACAAGCTAAACCCGCGTGTTTTCTATGGTTTTCCACCcaattaggccttgttcggttattcccaatacacatggattggatgagattggaaaaaattgataagaagtttgacttgtttaggattcaaactcatccaatctcactcaatccatatggattgagagctaaccgaacaaagcCTTATGGATTGGTTTAGGGTCAATAATGTTATTGGGTGGATTGGATTTAATTTCCTCATGTTTTTGGTTGGATGTGGGATGGATGTCAAAATTACTAAATTTGGTGTGGGTTGGATGTGGGTTGAGTTTTTTTGCCATTAGAAGGCTTAGGTGCAGGCTAATAGAAACGTTAGTAGTGACAGGCCACGTAGCTAGAGAATTAAAGGTAAAAGAAGAAGAGTGCTTTTTGCCAAACTCTCGCTCTGAGACTCTCCGAGGTCCAGAACTCCAGATCTGCCAGTAGGCCTACGCATTTGGCTTGGCCACAATGCGTTGTTTCGAACGGAGTTTTCACCTTGTCAATTGTAAAAGCAAGCATATTACTTGCGCAAGCTACTCCCTGCGCAGTCACGTACTGCTCAGCTAGGTCGACATTGACGGTACTTGAAAGAAGGTTCCATGCATATCTGGCAGATGGCCCACATCTATCGATTTTCCTCATTATCGGAGTTTCTATATTAGTATATTCCCATATCTGGCAAATATCATACGTATTTTGTTCCCTTCTTTCTGTGTCAAGCAGCACAGGTGGAGGAGGTATCGTCATGTGGTGACGAAAACGAAAAGGGAGGGAGACTTTTCCTCTCGCCGTGGAAGGCAGAGGCAGGCTAGCCTAGATAAACGTAAAGAATTACCGGAGGTAATAAACGAGATGTGATCTGCTACGCGAGCTGATATTTATTTCTACGAACTCCCAGCCATGTAACTGATTTTTTTTTTCTCGCGTCGTAAGCAAGATGATCGGATACGTATCGTTATTCGTTATTATATATAAAAAAGATTGTTCCAGAGAGCATGTGTAGCACGACTGCACGAGTGTGTAGCGTGTGCACACCTTCTACAAACGGTCTCAAACGAAGCTATCAGATTCCTTTTTTCGCCGATCGGCTTCATCGAGATGAGACATGTGCGCGTGCCTTCGCAGTTCGCTCCAAAGGTGACACGAATTAAACTTTAGTCAGGAAACCCAACAACCTATAATCTCTTCTGAAAAAAATGAATATCAATAAACACTCCTTAGAAGTGGTGCAGCAAATAAATTATAAAATAGTTGGAACAGAAAGATGTGTGTTCGTTTCTAGTTTTCTCTCTTTTTTCTTTATTCGAAAAAAGAAAGTGAATTCGGTGACGTTTTGTGGTCATGGATGACGCAACGTACCGTCCAGAAGATCAGTGCGACGGGTAGGCGAGCAGACGAAACTCACAGGAAGGCTGCTGGTGCTGGGGAGGCGGCAATTTTTTCCAGCAGCAACAGCAAACACTGACGAACTGAGCCCTATCTATATCAACCTCACATGGCCTCCCATACCATCTGGCATCGGTCCAACTATTCAGTCCAATTGCCACACACTGCCTGACGCAAGCTCGCTCGTCCAAGTCCGACGTTGATACCATTGGCCGCTGCGCCGCCATGGCCGTGTCGCCGGACCAGCAGCAGCCACCTGCAGGGGTAGGGTCTCCCTTGCCGTCTCCTCGCCTCCGCGTCCGCGTCCGCGACACCACCCTCgtgccgccgtctccgtcaccacCGGAGACCTCGCTCCCGCTCACCTTCTTGGACATCTTCTGGCTGCACTCCCCGCCCGTCGAGCGCCTCTTCATCTACCGCCTCGCCCCCGACGCTGACGTCGACGCCATCATCTCCAGACTCCGGGACTCCTTGCACCAGGCCGTCCGCGCCTTCTACCCTCTCGCCGGCCGCCTCCGCCTCACCCCCGGCACGTCCGACCGCTACGAGCTGCACTACCGCCCGGGTGACGCCGTCACCTTCACCGTCGCCGAGTGCGACGACGATGACGCGGACGCGCACTTCGACGCCCTCGCCACCGACGAGCCCCGCGAGGTTGCCAAGATCGCCACGCTCGTGCCGCCGCTGCCGGAGCGCGGCGGGCTGTTCGCCGTCCAGGCCACGCTCCTTCCCGCGCGCCGCGGCCTCTCCATCGGCGTCACCGTGCACCACGCCGCCTGCGACGGCTCGGGCTCCACGCATTTCCTGCACACCTGGGCGGTCGCCTGCAGAGCCGGCGCagaagcgccgccgccgccgccgcctgtcATCGACCGGTCACTCATCGCCGACCCAAGGCGCATGTACGACGTCTTCATCCAAGGAGCGCCGAGCACTGAAGAGTACGAGTTCGTCAAGATGTCCGCCGACCAGCTCTTCGCTACGTTCGCGCTGTCCAAGGACGAACTGAAGCGCATCAAGGACGCTGTGGCCGAGGAGGCTGCGAGGCGCGGCGTCGCGCCGCCCCGGTGCTCCTCTCTAGTTgccaccttcggcttcgtctggtCGTGCTACCAGCAAGCCAAGGAGGCCAGCAGCGGCGCCGGAGAGTTCCCTATGACCTGCATGGCCTTTCCCGTCGACCACCGCTCGCGGATGGAGCCTCCCCTGCCGGACAAGTACCTCGGCAACTGCGTCGGCCCAGCGTTCGCGCTGGCACCAACAGGCGAGCTGGCCCAGGCCGGCGCAGGCGGGTTCTTTAGCGCGTGCGCCGCCGTCGCCTCCTCCATCGACGAAGCTGTACGCGACATCGAGACATCAAACGTGGAGGTGTGGTTTGACCGCATCAGGGATTTAATCCCGATGGGTTTTCTGACCGTGGCCGGTTCGCCGAGGTTCCGCGTCTACGATATGGACTTCGGATTCGGCCGGCCGGCGAAGGTGGATGTCGTGTCCGTGGCGAGGACCGGCGCAGTGGCGGTGGCGGAGAGTTGGGATGGTAACGGCGGGATAGAGGTTGGGGTCTCTCTACAGCCGGCTGCCATGAAGAGGTACAGGAAGTGCTTCGCGGATGCTATCGCGTGGCTCCACCAGAGGACATGAGAGCGACAACTCGATCTAATCAAATATGGAGAAACGGGTCTTTTACGGAGTCTATCATGTGATGAAAAATCAACTTGCACTTTCTTCCTTTTAAATTATACTACCATATTCTAGCTTTTCAACTAGATAAACCTTTTCTATTCGTTTAGATATGCACACTATCTAGATATGTTATAAAACACGATTATGCATTTAAAATTATTTAAAAAGCTTACACTTTAATATAGTGAGAGGAATAAGGGGTTTTGTTTGTTGCCTCACATGTCACAATTAGTCACGTCTAAAGTTAGGTAAGTTTGACTAAGTTAAGCATATATTTGATTTCGAGCCACAGCTGTGGTAAGATTTTTCTCCTCTTACATAGGTCTTACTTGTGTGGAAAAATTCCTTTAGACGTGGCAAACTGTGGCGCAGAATTTGACCGTCTAACCTTAGACACCTAAGGCAAGTACGGTATAAAAATATGTGATAATTTTTGGTAACATGTATAGAACCAAACATGCCTTAAAATTTCCATTGAAAAATATTTTGTGCTATAGATTCTCTACTATATAAAGCAATTGTTTCAACAGTCGTACCACGTCACCTTCTCgtttaatgcaaaaataaaatAAGATTTTGTACAAATGAGGGATTGATCCTTGGTTTTTGGTTCCACATTCACACCACCTAACCCATCTCTTTGTGTCTTATTAAATTAAAGTGTACACATATAATATATAGAAATCGTAACAATGCACAGACAACTACCATAGCAATGCACAAACAAATGACTAGTAACTAATACATGATAGTTGTTCATGTGCGAGAGTTATATAAATGTTTTGACCGAGAAATACTATATTAGAGaccacttgtcggggaccataattaggggtaccctcaaggctcctaattctcagctggtaacccccatcagcataaagctgcaaaggcctgatgggtgcgattaagtctgggatcagtccatacgagggactcgatcacgcctcgcccgagcctagcctcggacaagggcagccgaccccgaaggatctccgtctcgcccgaggcccccctccagcggcgaatatatttccggctcgcccgaggccctgtcttcgccaagaagcaaccctgaccaaatcgccgcaccgaccgaccaaatcgcaggagcatttaatgcaaaggtggccagacacctttatcctgacgcgtgccccccagccggcagagccgaagtgaccgccgtcacttcgccgctccactgaccggcctgacagaaggacagtgccgcctgtgccgccccgactgcggtgccacttgacagggtgaggctgacaggcagtcaggcccggccgaaggcaccataggaagctccgctccgcccgacccagggctcggactcgggctcagtcccggaagacggcgaactccgctccgcctgacccagggctcggactcgggctaagtcccggaagacggcgaactccgttccgcccgacccagggctcggactcgggctaagtcccggaagacggcgaactccgctccgcccgacccagggctcggactcgggctaagtcccggaagacggcgaactccgttccgcccgacccagggctcggactcgggctaagtcccggaagacgacgaactccgctccgcccgacccagggctcggacttgggctcagccctagaagacgacgaactccgctccgcccgaccccagggctcggactccgccctggcctcagccgacggtctccgcctcgcctgaaccaggggctcggactcgacctcgaccacggaagacagactcgacctcggcctcggtccTCGGAGGAGCtttcacatcgcccaacctagggcatagaccagccacgtcaacaggaggcgccatcatccccccaccccgagctgacttgggccacggggaacaagaccggcgtcccatctggctcactccaccggatgggcaatgatggcgccccgcatattctgtgacgacggcggctctcagcccccttacggaagcaagaggacgtcagcaaggactcgacagccccgacagctgtccctccgccaggctccagcactcctccgacggccacgacatcacaccagctgggtgccaaaatctctccggctgccacgacagcatgtacttagggcgctagctctcctccgctagacacgtaacactctgctataccccccattgtacacctggatcctccccttacgcctataaaaggaaggaccagggccctcttagagaaggttggccgcacggggacgaggacgagacaggcgctcgtgtgaggccgctcgctccctctcccgtgtggacgcttgtaaccccctactgcaagcgcacccgacctgggcgcaggacgaacacgaaggccgtgggatttccacctctctcacgcccaactccggccacctcacttccccccttcgcgctcggcctcgcgctcgacccatctgggttggggcacgcggcgacattcactcgtcggcttagggaccccccggtctcgaaacgccgacagttggcgcgccaggtaggggcctgctgcgtgttgacgaacagcttcccgtcaagctccaaatgggcagtctccagcaacctctccaacccgggacggtgctccgtttcgggagtcttgagttcgtgtccctcgacggcagctacgacatgatactccttccaccgccgtgcgacaacgacaatggcggccgacagcccgcccaccggcggcggaatcgacgacgtcttccccgcgtggtggaagaacaacattcgagctcaccccgtcctctcccccgccgacggaggaggaggcggggcaaccaaggccaagcaggaggcagcgcctcgtcggctgtcgagcgagtcgacggcgctggcaccccaacgggggcgcaccggacatcgacctcgcgcttgagacaaagacgagcgccgtctccccgcaacgtgccgattccgggcaaacggacgacgccagcgcgctcgcgaaatgcttgctgggcgtcacccttgtacctgagacggcggtgcagtcagtccccggcgtgacctcatcgccgcccgtc is a genomic window of Zea mays cultivar B73 chromosome 5, Zm-B73-REFERENCE-NAM-5.0, whole genome shotgun sequence containing:
- the LOC100274392 gene encoding Malonyl-CoA:anthocyanidin 5-O-glucoside-6''-O-malonyltransferase, which codes for MAVSPDQQQPPAGVGSPLPSPRLRVRVRDTTLVPPSPSPPETSLPLTFLDIFWLHSPPVERLFIYRLAPDADVDAIISRLRDSLHQAVRAFYPLAGRLRLTPGTSDRYELHYRPGDAVTFTVAECDDDDADAHFDALATDEPREVAKIATLVPPLPERGGLFAVQATLLPARRGLSIGVTVHHAACDGSGSTHFLHTWAVACRAGAEAPPPPPPVIDRSLIADPRRMYDVFIQGAPSTEEYEFVKMSADQLFATFALSKDELKRIKDAVAEEAARRGVAPPRCSSLVATFGFVWSCYQQAKEASSGAGEFPMTCMAFPVDHRSRMEPPLPDKYLGNCVGPAFALAPTGELAQAGAGGFFSACAAVASSIDEAVRDIETSNVEVWFDRIRDLIPMGFLTVAGSPRFRVYDMDFGFGRPAKVDVVSVARTGAVAVAESWDGNGGIEVGVSLQPAAMKRYRKCFADAIAWLHQRT